The following proteins come from a genomic window of Pseudomonadota bacterium:
- the argJ gene encoding bifunctional glutamate N-acetyltransferase/amino-acid acetyltransferase ArgJ yields MYSKALPDMHPVAGFLLGTTSAGIRKPGRQDLVVMRLADGSVCAAVFTRNEFCAAPVVVAREHLTAAAPACFVINTGNANAGTGVAGLAAARASCAAAAALADVRPSAVLPFSTGVIGEPLAVERLVAGLPAAFARLTEDGWAEAAGGIMTTDTVPKGASRRIELDGHAVTITGIAKGAGMIRPDMATMLAFVATDAAVDRDMLQRCLAHAVGRSFNRITVDGDTSTNDACVLVATGRSTAPRLVAGTANYERFCAAVTEVCIDLAQAIVRDGEGATRFVTVTVEQGRDGHECLQVAYTIAHSPLVKTALFAGDPNWGRILAAVGRAGIGNLDIAGVDIFLDDVCIVRGGGRADDYTEAAGQRVLARSEFEIRVTLGRGDSREQVWTCDLSYDYVKINAEYRT; encoded by the coding sequence ATGTATAGCAAGGCACTCCCAGACATGCACCCGGTAGCAGGCTTCCTGCTGGGTACCACCAGTGCGGGGATCAGGAAACCGGGCCGTCAGGACCTCGTGGTTATGCGATTGGCCGATGGCAGCGTCTGCGCCGCTGTCTTTACCCGCAACGAATTCTGCGCAGCGCCGGTGGTGGTGGCGCGCGAGCACCTGACTGCGGCCGCGCCCGCATGTTTTGTCATCAACACCGGCAACGCCAATGCGGGCACGGGAGTGGCGGGCCTGGCGGCGGCGCGCGCAAGCTGTGCGGCCGCTGCGGCGCTCGCCGATGTGCGCCCGTCCGCGGTGCTGCCATTTTCGACTGGCGTGATCGGGGAGCCGCTGGCGGTGGAGCGGCTGGTTGCCGGTTTGCCGGCAGCCTTCGCTCGGCTGACGGAAGACGGTTGGGCCGAGGCGGCGGGCGGTATCATGACAACCGATACCGTACCGAAGGGCGCGTCACGGCGTATCGAACTCGACGGTCATGCCGTGACCATCACCGGCATCGCCAAGGGCGCCGGTATGATACGGCCTGATATGGCGACCATGCTGGCCTTCGTTGCCACCGATGCGGCGGTTGATCGTGACATGCTGCAGCGCTGTCTCGCGCATGCGGTGGGGCGGTCCTTCAACCGGATCACCGTCGATGGCGACACCTCCACCAACGATGCCTGTGTGCTGGTCGCGACGGGCCGCTCGACAGCCCCGCGCCTGGTAGCCGGCACGGCGAACTACGAGCGCTTCTGCGCAGCGGTCACCGAGGTATGCATCGATCTGGCCCAGGCCATCGTGCGCGACGGCGAGGGGGCGACGCGATTTGTCACGGTTACGGTGGAACAGGGCCGCGACGGTCATGAATGCCTGCAGGTCGCCTACACCATAGCGCATTCACCGTTGGTCAAGACGGCGCTGTTCGCCGGCGATCCCAATTGGGGCCGCATCCTTGCCGCGGTCGGCCGCGCCGGCATCGGCAATCTCGACATCGCCGGTGTGGATATCTTCCTCGACGACGTCTGTATCGTGCGTGGCGGGGGGCGGGCCGACGACTATACCGAGGCGGCAGGACAGCGGGTGTTGGCGCGCAGCGAGTTCGAGATACGGGTGACGCTGGGACGCGGTGACAGCCGCGAGCAGGTCTGGACCTGCGACCTGTCCTACGACTACGTCAAGATCAACGCTGAGTACCGCACCTGA
- a CDS encoding M23 family metallopeptidase has translation MNIILFSNRRGQVWNFEFQPLLLLVIVVSALVATVGGAFYTGLHIGEDGIEFVSELREQVHSQHVNVKELRSSAQADINALALRIGQLQAQMLRLNALGERLVSQGDLDRAEFDFDTIPAVGGPEGAAGEGGAVVLDDILAMLDELDVELSDRTQKLSVLETLLMNRSLSERVMPAGRPISDGWLSSRFGKRTDPFTGKKEFHKGLDFAGKKGSEVVAVGDGIVSWSGKRYGYGNLVEISHGNGYVTRYGHNERNLVKVGETVKKGQQIALMGSTGRSTGPHVHFEVLRDGKAVNPAKYLGD, from the coding sequence ATGAACATCATACTGTTTAGCAACCGTCGCGGACAGGTTTGGAATTTCGAGTTTCAGCCGCTGCTGTTGCTGGTCATCGTGGTAAGCGCACTCGTTGCGACGGTCGGCGGGGCGTTCTATACCGGGCTGCACATCGGCGAGGACGGTATCGAGTTTGTCTCCGAGTTGCGGGAACAGGTGCATTCCCAGCATGTGAATGTCAAGGAGCTGCGCAGTTCCGCACAGGCCGATATCAATGCCCTGGCGCTGCGCATCGGCCAGCTGCAGGCCCAGATGCTGCGACTCAATGCCCTCGGCGAGCGCCTGGTCAGCCAGGGTGATCTCGACCGGGCCGAATTCGATTTCGATACCATACCGGCCGTCGGTGGGCCCGAGGGTGCGGCGGGTGAGGGCGGTGCGGTGGTCCTGGACGATATCCTGGCCATGCTGGACGAGTTGGATGTCGAGTTGAGTGACCGCACCCAGAAGCTGTCGGTGCTCGAGACCCTGCTCATGAACCGCAGCCTCAGCGAGCGTGTGATGCCGGCCGGCCGACCCATCAGCGACGGCTGGCTGTCATCCCGGTTCGGCAAGCGCACCGACCCCTTCACGGGCAAGAAGGAATTTCACAAGGGACTTGATTTCGCCGGGAAAAAGGGTTCCGAGGTCGTCGCCGTCGGTGATGGCATCGTCAGCTGGTCGGGCAAGCGCTATGGCTACGGCAACCTGGTCGAGATCAGTCACGGCAACGGCTACGTGACCCGCTACGGTCACAACGAACGCAATCTCGTGAAGGTAGGCGAGACCGTGAAGAAGGGTCAGCAGATCGCGCTCATGGGGTCCACGGGGCGTTCGACCGGCCCCCATGTCCACTTCGAGGTCCTGCGCGACGGCAAGGCGGTCAACCCGGCCAAGTACCTGGGTGACTGA
- the coaE gene encoding dephospho-CoA kinase (Dephospho-CoA kinase (CoaE) performs the final step in coenzyme A biosynthesis.): MIGLTGGIGSGKSTVAAEFIRLGVPVIDTDELARELVVPGQPALQEIVNRFGSRALRQDGTLDRAYLRTRIFADPADKHALEAILHPRIRQRVRTWLETITEPYCIVVIPLLLEAGQTDLVDRILVVDAPEKEQLKRVAARDGLSHNVVSGIMAAQADRSTRLSAADDIIHNDADVAALIERTRKLHMHFMDISNEH, encoded by the coding sequence GTGATCGGCCTCACCGGCGGCATCGGCAGCGGCAAATCCACGGTCGCCGCGGAATTCATCCGGCTCGGCGTCCCCGTTATCGATACCGACGAGCTGGCACGCGAACTGGTCGTTCCCGGCCAACCCGCCCTGCAGGAAATCGTAAACCGCTTCGGCTCCCGCGCCCTGCGGCAGGACGGTACGCTCGACCGGGCCTACCTGCGCACACGGATATTCGCCGATCCGGCTGACAAGCACGCACTCGAGGCCATCCTGCACCCCCGGATCAGACAGCGTGTGCGCACCTGGCTGGAAACCATTACCGAACCCTACTGCATCGTCGTCATCCCGCTGCTGCTGGAAGCGGGGCAAACCGACCTGGTGGACCGGATACTCGTGGTGGATGCACCGGAAAAAGAACAGCTCAAACGGGTTGCCGCACGCGATGGGCTGTCACACAATGTAGTGAGCGGTATCATGGCAGCGCAGGCAGATCGCAGTACGCGCCTTAGCGCTGCGGACGACATCATTCACAATGATGCGGACGTGGCGGCGCTGATCGAGCGGACACGAAAATTACACATGCACTTCATGGACATATCGAATGAGCACTAG
- the lpxC gene encoding UDP-3-O-acyl-N-acetylglucosamine deacetylase, with amino-acid sequence MIRQRTLKNVIRATGVGLHTGEKIYLTLRPAPVDTGIIFCRVDLDEVVQIAARPENVGDTRLSTTLVSNGVRISTVEHLLSAMAGLGIDNAFVDLSAAEVPIMDGSAGPFVFLIQSAGIEEQDAPKRFIRIKRPVQVEDGEKIARFEPFDGFKVGFTIEFDHPVFKSNTQHSEIDFSTTSFVKEVSRARTFGFMHEIEQLRERKLALGGSLDNAVVLDSYRVLNEDGLRYRDEFVKHKILDAIGDLYLLGHSLIGAFKGYKSGHALNNKLLRALIADESAWEEVTFEDMNKAPISFLQPLPTG; translated from the coding sequence ATGATTCGACAACGTACTCTCAAGAACGTGATTCGTGCGACCGGTGTGGGTCTGCACACCGGCGAGAAGATCTACCTCACCCTGCGCCCCGCCCCGGTGGATACCGGGATCATCTTCTGTCGCGTGGACCTGGACGAGGTCGTCCAGATTGCCGCACGGCCCGAGAATGTTGGCGATACCCGGCTCTCGACGACATTGGTCAGCAATGGCGTTCGCATCTCCACGGTGGAACACTTGCTTTCGGCGATGGCCGGTCTGGGTATCGATAACGCCTTCGTCGATCTGAGCGCGGCCGAGGTGCCAATCATGGATGGCAGTGCGGGGCCGTTCGTGTTCCTGATCCAGTCCGCTGGTATCGAGGAACAGGATGCGCCGAAGCGTTTCATCCGCATCAAGCGCCCCGTGCAAGTCGAGGATGGCGAGAAGATCGCCCGTTTCGAGCCCTTTGACGGTTTCAAGGTCGGATTCACCATCGAGTTCGATCATCCGGTCTTCAAGTCAAACACCCAGCACTCCGAGATCGATTTCTCCACCACCTCGTTCGTGAAGGAGGTCAGCCGGGCGCGCACCTTCGGATTCATGCACGAAATCGAGCAGCTGCGCGAGCGCAAGCTGGCACTGGGCGGCAGCCTGGACAACGCCGTGGTACTGGACAGCTACCGGGTACTGAACGAGGACGGTCTGCGCTACCGGGACGAGTTTGTGAAACACAAGATCCTCGATGCCATCGGCGACCTCTACCTGCTCGGCCACAGCCTGATCGGCGCCTTCAAGGGCTACAAGTCGGGCCATGCGCTCAACAACAAGCTGCTGCGTGCGCTGATTGCGGATGAATCCGCCTGGGAAGAAGTCACGTTCGAGGATATGAACAAGGCACCGATTTCGTTCCTGCAGCCGCTACCCACCGGCTGA
- a CDS encoding DUF721 domain-containing protein, which translates to MNNPIKIQDIIGSRAQSRLVRQARLLLDIDAQLQQLLPDSLRPHCRLLSVNGNKLVLAADSPAWAARLRFQTHQLLRQLRLPGNVRLRGIRIRVRPPEAGHTHGLRS; encoded by the coding sequence ATGAATAACCCCATAAAAATTCAAGATATTATCGGCAGCCGCGCCCAATCCAGGCTGGTACGACAGGCACGCCTGCTGCTCGACATCGACGCCCAGTTACAACAATTGCTGCCGGACTCGCTCCGCCCCCACTGCCGCCTGCTGTCCGTCAACGGCAACAAGCTGGTGCTGGCGGCGGACTCGCCTGCCTGGGCAGCGCGACTGAGATTCCAGACACATCAGCTACTTAGGCAGCTCAGGCTGCCTGGCAACGTCAGATTGCGCGGTATCCGTATCCGCGTGCGCCCGCCTGAGGCCGGTCACACGCACGGGTTACGCTCCTGA
- a CDS encoding DNA gyrase inhibitor YacG, producing MQQQSRTRRVNCPTCGALVEWSTAQRWRPFCSERCRLIDLGGWLDGSHRIPTEEPADAADDRETN from the coding sequence GTGCAGCAGCAATCCCGCACCAGGCGCGTGAACTGCCCGACCTGCGGCGCATTGGTCGAATGGAGCACGGCGCAGCGCTGGCGTCCATTCTGCTCCGAGCGCTGCCGCCTGATCGACCTCGGCGGCTGGCTCGACGGCAGTCACCGCATCCCGACGGAAGAACCGGCCGACGCCGCAGACGACAGGGAAACGAACTGA
- the secA gene encoding preprotein translocase subunit SecA: MAINILSKLFGSRNERQLKRMSRVVARINALEPDLKSLTDADLRAKTDEFRQRLADGKTLEDLLPEAFAVVREAAYRTLQMRHFDVQLIGGMVLHEGKIAEMRTGEGKTLVATLPAYLNALSGDGVHIVTVNDYLARRDAGWMGKVFGFLGMTTGVTVSGQPWEEKRAAYQADITYGTNNEFGFDYLRDNMAFTIRDRVQRGRSFAIVDEVDSILIDEARTPLIISGAVDERSDLYVKMNALVPELRPQKEEGGAGDYTLEEKHRQVYLTEAGHERIEQLLVRNGILREGESLYDAANLNIMHHMNAALRANLLFQKDVDYIVQDGQVVIVDEFTGRTMPGRRWSEGLHQAVEAKEGVPIQNENQTLASITFQNYFRTYTKLSGMTGTADTEAYELQQIYGLEVVVIPTHRPMVRQDLGDLVFLSMEEKFDAIMEDVRDCQQRGQPVLVGTASVETSEYLSKLLDKAKIRHSVLNAKQHAREAQIVAEAGRPGTITIATNMAGRGTDIVLGGNLQVELGALENPSEAAIEQATAEWKQRHEQVIAAGGLHIIGTERHESRRVDNQLRGRSGRQGDPGSSRFYLSLQDNLMRIFASERVAGLMQKLGMQKGEAIEHPWVSKAIENAQRKVEAHNYNIRKTLLEFDDVANDQRKVVYEQRNELMETDDVSDIVDAIRSDVVNDLISEYIPPGSMDDQWDVAGLEEALQREYAFSLPVRRWLDEDDALHEETLRERILEAMVAAYREKEAQAGAPVVRHFEKAVMLQVLDTSWKEHLAAMDYLRQGIGLRGYAQKDPKQEYKKEAFAMFEAMLDRIKHEVISVLTRVQVRAEADVEAVEEQRRSHTEMDFRHDQGGAMTEASEGGDEPSQEQHQQPFVRAGRKVGRNEPCPCGSGKKYKQCHGKLN, translated from the coding sequence ATGGCAATCAATATCCTCAGCAAGCTGTTCGGCAGTCGTAACGAACGTCAGCTGAAGCGCATGTCGCGGGTCGTGGCCCGGATCAACGCGCTCGAGCCCGACCTGAAGTCACTTACCGACGCGGACCTGCGCGCGAAGACGGACGAGTTCCGCCAGCGTCTGGCCGACGGCAAGACGCTGGAAGACCTGCTGCCCGAGGCCTTCGCGGTGGTGCGCGAGGCGGCCTATCGCACGCTGCAGATGCGTCATTTCGACGTGCAGCTGATCGGTGGCATGGTCCTGCACGAAGGCAAGATCGCGGAGATGCGCACCGGCGAGGGCAAGACGCTGGTAGCGACCCTGCCGGCCTACCTGAACGCACTTTCCGGTGACGGTGTGCACATCGTCACCGTCAACGATTACCTGGCACGGCGCGACGCGGGCTGGATGGGCAAGGTGTTCGGATTCCTCGGCATGACAACCGGCGTGACCGTTTCCGGCCAGCCCTGGGAGGAAAAACGCGCAGCCTACCAGGCAGATATCACCTACGGCACCAACAACGAGTTCGGCTTCGATTACCTGCGCGACAACATGGCCTTCACCATCCGCGACCGGGTACAGCGCGGGCGCAGTTTCGCCATCGTCGACGAGGTCGATTCCATCCTCATCGACGAGGCGCGCACGCCGCTGATCATCTCCGGTGCGGTGGACGAGCGTTCCGACCTGTACGTGAAGATGAACGCCCTGGTGCCGGAACTCCGGCCGCAGAAGGAAGAGGGCGGGGCGGGTGACTACACGCTGGAGGAGAAGCACCGCCAGGTATATCTGACCGAGGCCGGGCACGAACGCATCGAACAGCTCCTGGTGCGCAACGGCATCCTCCGGGAAGGGGAAAGCCTGTACGACGCGGCCAACCTGAACATCATGCATCACATGAACGCAGCGCTGCGTGCGAACCTGCTGTTCCAGAAGGATGTCGATTACATCGTGCAGGACGGCCAGGTGGTGATCGTGGACGAATTCACCGGCCGTACCATGCCCGGACGGCGCTGGTCGGAAGGTCTGCACCAGGCGGTCGAGGCCAAGGAAGGGGTGCCGATCCAGAACGAGAACCAGACCCTGGCATCGATCACCTTCCAGAACTATTTCCGCACCTACACCAAGCTGTCCGGCATGACCGGTACCGCGGATACCGAGGCCTACGAGCTGCAGCAGATCTACGGGCTCGAGGTCGTCGTGATTCCCACCCACCGGCCCATGGTCAGGCAGGATCTCGGGGATCTGGTGTTCCTGAGCATGGAGGAGAAATTCGATGCCATCATGGAGGACGTGCGTGACTGCCAGCAGCGCGGTCAGCCCGTACTCGTGGGCACGGCGTCGGTGGAGACCTCCGAATATCTGTCGAAGCTGCTCGACAAGGCGAAGATCAGGCACTCGGTGCTGAACGCGAAACAGCACGCCAGGGAAGCGCAGATCGTGGCCGAAGCGGGACGGCCGGGCACCATCACCATCGCCACCAACATGGCGGGACGCGGTACCGACATCGTGCTCGGCGGCAACCTGCAGGTGGAGCTGGGCGCACTCGAGAATCCGAGCGAGGCAGCCATCGAGCAGGCGACCGCGGAATGGAAGCAACGCCACGAGCAGGTAATCGCTGCGGGCGGCCTGCACATCATCGGCACGGAGCGTCACGAGTCACGACGCGTGGACAACCAGCTGCGTGGCCGTTCCGGGCGCCAGGGTGACCCCGGCTCCAGCCGCTTCTATCTGTCGCTGCAGGACAACCTGATGCGGATCTTCGCCTCGGAACGGGTTGCCGGCCTGATGCAGAAGCTCGGCATGCAGAAGGGCGAGGCAATCGAGCATCCCTGGGTCAGCAAGGCGATCGAGAACGCGCAGCGCAAGGTGGAGGCCCACAACTACAACATCCGCAAGACCCTGCTGGAATTCGACGACGTCGCCAACGATCAGCGCAAGGTCGTCTACGAGCAGCGTAACGAGCTGATGGAGACTGACGATGTCTCCGACATCGTCGATGCGATCCGCAGCGATGTCGTCAACGATCTGATCAGTGAGTATATCCCGCCCGGCAGTATGGACGACCAGTGGGACGTGGCCGGGCTGGAAGAGGCGCTGCAGCGCGAATACGCGTTCAGCCTGCCGGTGCGGCGCTGGCTCGACGAGGATGACGCGTTGCATGAAGAAACCCTGCGCGAGCGCATCCTGGAGGCGATGGTTGCCGCCTACCGCGAGAAGGAGGCCCAGGCCGGTGCGCCCGTTGTGCGCCATTTCGAAAAGGCCGTCATGCTGCAGGTGCTCGACACCTCGTGGAAGGAGCACCTGGCCGCAATGGATTATCTGCGCCAGGGCATCGGTCTGCGCGGTTATGCCCAGAAGGATCCCAAGCAGGAATACAAGAAAGAAGCATTTGCGATGTTCGAGGCGATGCTCGACCGCATCAAGCATGAGGTTATCAGCGTTCTCACCCGGGTCCAGGTGCGCGCCGAGGCGGACGTCGAGGCCGTCGAGGAACAGCGGCGCAGCCATACCGAGATGGATTTCAGGCACGACCAGGGCGGCGCGATGACCGAGGCGTCGGAGGGCGGCGATGAGCCGTCGCAAGAACAGCACCAGCAGCCGTTTGTCCGTGCCGGCCGCAAGGTGGGCCGCAATGAACCCTGTCCCTGCGGTTCCGGCAAGAAATACAAGCAGTGCCACGGCAAGCTGAACTGA
- a CDS encoding A24 family peptidase: MELLRLLEGSPALFGVCCGVLGLLVGSFLNVVIYRLPIMINRAWANECRELQGSAESAAAAPAAFNLVVPPSSCPHCQRPIRALENIPILSYLLLQGRCAGCGTPIPRRYPLIELATALLSAAVAAHYGFGLQAAAALLFTWALIPLFMIDFDHQILPDAITLPLLWAGLLLSLYDVFVNSSTSIVGAAAGYLSLWTIYHAFRLLTGKEGMGYGDFKLLGAIGAWVGWQQLPVVILFSSVVGAALGIGLILLRGRDHNQPMPFGPFLAAAGWLTLLWGRDIIGLYLR, from the coding sequence ATGGAACTGTTGCGCCTGCTCGAGGGATCGCCGGCCCTATTCGGTGTCTGCTGCGGTGTTCTCGGCCTGCTGGTCGGCAGTTTCCTCAACGTGGTCATCTACCGGCTGCCGATCATGATCAACCGCGCCTGGGCGAACGAATGCCGGGAACTGCAGGGCAGCGCGGAGTCTGCAGCCGCGGCGCCGGCTGCCTTCAACCTGGTCGTGCCCCCTTCCAGCTGCCCCCACTGCCAGCGCCCGATCCGGGCGCTTGAGAATATCCCGATATTGAGCTACCTGCTGCTGCAGGGGCGCTGTGCCGGCTGCGGCACGCCGATACCGCGCCGCTACCCGCTGATCGAACTCGCCACGGCGCTGCTGTCCGCTGCGGTGGCAGCGCACTACGGCTTTGGCCTCCAGGCAGCGGCGGCGCTGCTGTTCACCTGGGCTCTGATCCCGCTGTTCATGATCGATTTCGATCACCAGATCCTGCCCGACGCCATCACCCTGCCCCTGCTTTGGGCCGGCCTGCTGCTGAGCCTGTACGACGTCTTCGTGAACAGTTCGACGAGCATCGTCGGCGCCGCGGCTGGCTATCTGTCGCTGTGGACGATCTATCATGCGTTCAGGCTACTCACCGGCAAGGAAGGGATGGGTTATGGTGATTTCAAGCTGCTCGGCGCGATCGGTGCCTGGGTGGGCTGGCAGCAGCTGCCGGTGGTCATCCTGTTTTCTTCCGTGGTCGGCGCGGCGCTCGGCATCGGCCTGATACTGCTGCGCGGGCGCGACCACAACCAACCCATGCCGTTCGGACCATTCCTTGCAGCTGCCGGCTGGTTGACACTCCTCTGGGGACGGGACATTATCGGCCTTTATTTGCGTTGA
- the zapD gene encoding cell division protein ZapD, whose amino-acid sequence MSTSSTTQYASRSNSDTKSAGNGAARQAGSTPAPERIFYEQPLNERTRIFMRLEYLFRQASFHLERASAWDSRATLNCILEIMDIFGNTNLKSEVLKELERHSSNLKRLGQNPAVDAEQLKRLLHNINGQIDRMHSINGQIAGELKSSEFLTSIRQRNAIPGGTCDFDLPAFHYWLQQPPETRRRDLAGWLDNFDAIGQAIQLILTMTRDSTPLKHAVARHGLYQRTLDPNLPCQLVRIALPAGLPVFAELSGGRHRFTARFLQFSAAEERARQTDRDIEFELACCVI is encoded by the coding sequence ATGAGCACTAGCTCCACAACTCAATATGCCAGCCGCAGCAACAGTGATACGAAGAGCGCCGGCAACGGCGCTGCCCGGCAGGCCGGCAGTACGCCGGCGCCGGAGCGGATCTTTTACGAACAGCCGCTCAATGAACGCACGCGCATCTTCATGCGCCTCGAATACCTGTTCCGCCAGGCAAGTTTCCATCTGGAGCGAGCATCCGCCTGGGACAGCCGGGCAACGCTCAACTGCATCCTTGAAATCATGGATATCTTCGGGAACACCAATCTCAAGTCCGAAGTCCTCAAGGAGCTCGAACGGCATTCAAGCAATCTGAAGCGATTGGGACAGAATCCCGCGGTCGATGCCGAGCAGCTCAAGCGGTTGCTGCACAATATCAACGGCCAGATCGACCGGATGCACAGCATCAACGGCCAGATCGCCGGAGAGCTCAAGAGCAGTGAATTCCTGACCAGCATACGGCAGCGCAACGCCATTCCAGGCGGCACCTGCGACTTCGACCTGCCGGCCTTCCATTACTGGCTGCAACAACCGCCGGAGACCAGAAGGCGTGACCTGGCGGGCTGGCTGGATAATTTCGACGCCATCGGCCAGGCTATCCAGCTCATCCTGACCATGACCCGGGACAGCACGCCGCTGAAACATGCGGTGGCGAGACACGGCTTGTACCAGCGTACCCTGGATCCCAACCTGCCCTGCCAACTGGTCCGGATCGCACTGCCTGCCGGACTGCCCGTATTTGCCGAGCTCAGTGGCGGCCGGCACCGCTTCACCGCCCGCTTCCTCCAGTTTTCCGCGGCCGAAGAACGCGCCAGACAGACGGACAGGGACATCGAGTTCGAACTCGCCTGTTGTGTCATCTAG
- the ftsZ gene encoding cell division protein FtsZ yields the protein MFELLDSCGQSAVIKVIGVGGGGGNAVQHMVDANIDGVEFICANTDAQALQNMGARTTLQIGGSITKGLGAGANPDVGRQAAHEDRDRIAEVIEGADMLFITAGMGGGTGTGAAPVVAQIAKELGILTVAVVTKPFTFEGSRRLHVAHNGIKELSQYCDSLITIPNEKLQLVLGKQISLLAAFKAANDVLLGAVQGIAELITRPGLINVDFADVRTVMSEMGMAMMGSGTAKGDDRAREAAEAAVASPLLEDIDLMGANGILVNVTAGLDLGIGEFEEVGNTVKEFASENATVVVGTVIDPDMRDELRVTVVATGLGMQPKKPMEKPAGAMHLKAVTKEPVEVSKEPENYDIPTVKRRTAAQRAQAVGGNSAEDMDYLDIPAFLRRQAD from the coding sequence ATGTTTGAGTTACTGGATTCATGCGGGCAAAGTGCGGTCATCAAGGTCATCGGTGTCGGTGGCGGCGGCGGTAACGCCGTGCAGCACATGGTCGATGCCAACATCGACGGCGTCGAGTTCATCTGCGCCAACACCGACGCACAGGCCCTGCAGAACATGGGTGCGCGCACCACGCTGCAGATCGGCGGGTCGATCACCAAGGGTCTGGGTGCGGGCGCCAACCCGGACGTCGGCCGTCAGGCCGCACACGAGGACCGTGACCGTATCGCCGAGGTCATCGAGGGTGCCGACATGCTTTTCATCACCGCCGGCATGGGCGGTGGTACCGGAACCGGCGCGGCGCCGGTGGTGGCGCAGATCGCCAAGGAGCTGGGTATCCTGACGGTGGCGGTGGTGACCAAGCCGTTCACCTTCGAGGGCAGCCGGCGCCTGCATGTCGCGCACAACGGCATCAAGGAGCTGAGCCAGTACTGCGATTCGCTGATCACGATCCCGAACGAGAAGCTGCAGCTGGTGCTCGGCAAGCAGATCAGCCTGCTCGCTGCCTTCAAGGCCGCCAACGACGTGCTGCTCGGCGCGGTGCAGGGTATCGCGGAACTGATCACCCGTCCGGGCCTGATCAACGTCGACTTCGCCGACGTGCGTACCGTCATGTCCGAGATGGGTATGGCCATGATGGGATCCGGCACCGCCAAGGGTGACGACCGCGCCCGCGAGGCCGCCGAGGCCGCCGTGGCCAGCCCGCTGCTGGAGGACATCGACCTGATGGGCGCCAACGGCATCCTCGTCAACGTCACCGCCGGCCTGGACCTGGGGATCGGCGAGTTCGAGGAGGTCGGCAACACGGTCAAGGAGTTCGCCTCCGAGAACGCCACCGTCGTGGTCGGCACCGTGATCGATCCGGACATGCGCGACGAGTTGCGGGTGACCGTGGTTGCGACGGGCCTGGGCATGCAGCCGAAGAAGCCGATGGAGAAGCCGGCCGGTGCCATGCACCTCAAGGCGGTGACCAAGGAGCCGGTAGAGGTCAGCAAGGAGCCCGAGAACTACGATATTCCTACCGTCAAGCGTCGGACCGCGGCCCAGCGTGCCCAGGCGGTCGGCGGCAACTCGGCGGAGGATATGGATTACCTGGATATCCCGGCTTTCCTGCGGCGCCAGGCGGATTAG